From Pseudomonas sp. LS1212, the proteins below share one genomic window:
- a CDS encoding ATP-binding cassette domain-containing protein: MTLLKFSDVSLAFGAMPLLDKVSWQIARGERVCIIGRNGTGKSSMMKLVKGDQKPDDGSVWRAPGLKIGELPQELPVADERTVFDVVAQGLDGVGELLAQYHHLSQNIVTEADLDKLMHVQHDLEARDGWRLQTLVDSTLSRLQLPADKTLAELSGGWRRRVLLAQALVSEPDLLLLDEPTNHLDIGAIAWLEEALSTFQGAVLFITHDRSFLQNLATRILELDRGGLIDWNGDYASFLVHKEAALAAEETANALFDKRLAQEEVWIRQGIKARRTRNEGRVRALKALRVERSERRERTGKANIQLDTADKSGKQVMVLENVSFAHPGGPFLIKDFSMVLQRGDRIGLLGANGTGKTTLLKLMLSGLQPTSGKVEEGTRIDVAYFDQLRHQLDLEKTVIDNVAEGRDFIEIDGQNRHVLSYLGDFLFSPQRARTPVKALSGGERARLLLAKLFSKPANLLVLDEPTNDLDVETLELLEEVLLTFQGTVLMVSHDRAFLDNVVTSTLVFEGEGKVREYVGGYQDWLRQGGSPKLLGVSENKSGKAELNSAVVTAPAAVPAAAVEAAPAAKKKLSYKLQRELEALPGQIDALEQQMAGVQAEISDAGFYQRPIDETTAVLAKLEQLQVELDTLVERWAELDA; encoded by the coding sequence ATGACCCTGCTCAAATTCAGCGATGTGTCCCTTGCTTTCGGCGCGATGCCGTTGTTGGACAAGGTGTCCTGGCAGATCGCCCGTGGTGAGCGGGTGTGCATTATCGGCCGCAACGGCACTGGCAAATCCAGCATGATGAAGCTGGTCAAGGGCGACCAGAAGCCCGATGACGGGTCGGTCTGGCGTGCGCCAGGGCTCAAGATTGGCGAATTGCCGCAAGAATTGCCGGTAGCCGACGAGCGGACGGTTTTCGACGTCGTTGCCCAGGGCCTGGACGGTGTAGGTGAGTTGCTCGCGCAGTATCACCACCTGAGCCAGAACATCGTCACCGAAGCCGACCTGGACAAGCTGATGCACGTCCAGCACGACCTCGAGGCCCGTGACGGCTGGCGCTTGCAAACACTGGTGGACAGTACGCTGAGCCGCCTGCAGTTGCCGGCCGACAAGACGCTTGCCGAATTGTCCGGTGGCTGGCGCCGTCGCGTCCTGCTGGCTCAGGCACTGGTTTCCGAGCCGGACCTGCTGCTGCTCGACGAACCGACCAACCACCTGGATATCGGCGCGATCGCCTGGCTGGAAGAAGCCCTGAGCACCTTCCAGGGGGCCGTGCTGTTCATTACCCACGACCGTTCCTTCCTGCAGAACCTGGCAACGCGGATTCTCGAACTGGATCGCGGCGGCCTGATCGACTGGAACGGCGACTACGCCAGCTTTCTGGTGCACAAGGAAGCTGCCCTGGCCGCAGAAGAAACGGCCAACGCGTTGTTCGACAAGCGCCTGGCCCAGGAAGAAGTCTGGATCCGCCAGGGCATCAAGGCTCGGCGTACCCGTAACGAAGGCCGCGTGCGTGCCTTGAAGGCATTGCGCGTCGAGCGTAGCGAGCGTCGCGAGCGTACCGGCAAGGCCAATATTCAGCTCGATACCGCCGACAAGTCCGGCAAGCAGGTGATGGTTCTCGAGAACGTCAGCTTCGCCCACCCGGGTGGCCCGTTCCTGATCAAGGACTTTTCCATGGTCCTGCAGCGCGGCGACCGTATCGGCCTGCTCGGTGCCAACGGTACCGGCAAGACCACCTTGTTGAAGCTGATGCTCAGCGGCTTGCAACCTACCAGCGGCAAGGTCGAGGAGGGTACGCGCATCGATGTGGCCTACTTCGACCAGTTGCGCCATCAGCTGGACCTGGAAAAGACCGTGATCGATAACGTGGCCGAAGGTCGCGATTTCATTGAGATCGATGGTCAGAACCGCCATGTCCTGAGCTATCTCGGCGACTTCCTGTTCAGCCCGCAGCGTGCGCGCACGCCGGTCAAGGCGTTGTCGGGCGGTGAGCGTGCACGCCTGTTGCTGGCCAAGCTGTTCAGCAAACCGGCCAACCTGCTGGTGCTCGACGAACCGACCAACGACCTGGACGTGGAAACCCTCGAACTGCTGGAAGAGGTCTTGCTGACCTTCCAGGGCACTGTATTGATGGTCAGCCACGACCGGGCATTCCTCGATAACGTGGTGACCAGTACGCTGGTTTTCGAGGGCGAAGGCAAGGTTCGCGAATACGTGGGGGGTTATCAGGACTGGCTGCGCCAGGGTGGTTCACCGAAACTGCTCGGCGTGAGCGAAAACAAGTCGGGCAAGGCCGAGCTCAACAGCGCCGTGGTGACTGCACCTGCTGCGGTACCGGCGGCAGCGGTTGAAGCAGCACCTGCGGCAAAGAAAAAACTCAGCTACAAGTTGCAGCGTGAGCTGGAAGCGTTGCCAGGCCAGATCGACGCGCTGGAGCAGCAAATGGCGGGTGTGCAGGCCGAAATCTCGGACGCAGGCTTCTATCAGCGCCCAATCGACGAGACTACTGCGGTATTGGCGAAACTGGAGCAGTTGCAGGTCGAGCTCGACACGCTGGTCGAGCGCTGGGCCGAACTGGACGCCTGA
- a CDS encoding transglycosylase SLT domain-containing protein: MRGRLLSLLSCLLLSASAVSTVQAADLAQQRQYYDEAKRALAKGDSGPYFRYSQALRDYPLEPYLAYDELTARLKTASNTEIETFLAEHGDLPQANWMKLRWLRWLAERGEWQPFVKYYDPRLNFTELDCLYGQYQLSHGQRAEGYATTEKLWLVGKSQPAACDALFDRWAAEGQLTEQKRWQRAKLAAQARNYGLANKLVDNMTTLAPQGKLLIDVAQKPTLLNQPSRFVPAGEAMSDVVSLGLRRLARQDPDRAMAMLDDYANRMHFSRDEKVAIAREIGLTLARSYDSRALDLMTRYDPELRDNTVTEWRLRLLLRLGRWEDAYQLTQRLPQDLATTSRWRYWQARSLELAQPRNPQVPQLYKAVARERDFYGFLAADRAQTPYQLNNKPLVLSQQTINKVRNTPGVRRALEFHARGEIVDARREWYHVSRHFSRDEMVAQAKLAYDMRWYFPAIRTISQAKYWDDLDIRFPMAHRDTLVREAKLRGLHSSWVFAITRQESAFMADARSSVGATGLMQLMPATARETARKFSIPLASQQQVLDPDKNIQLGAAYLSQVHSQFNGNRVLASAAYNAGPGRVRQWLRGANHLSFDVWVESIPFDETRQYVQNVLSYSVIYGQKLNSPQPLVDWHERYFDDQ, translated from the coding sequence ATGCGCGGTCGCCTGCTCAGCCTTTTATCCTGCCTGCTCCTCTCTGCCTCGGCCGTCTCGACCGTCCAGGCCGCCGACCTGGCCCAGCAACGCCAGTACTATGATGAAGCCAAGCGCGCGCTGGCCAAGGGCGACTCCGGCCCCTATTTCCGCTATAGCCAGGCGCTGCGCGATTATCCGCTCGAGCCCTACCTGGCCTACGACGAACTGACCGCCCGGCTGAAAACCGCGAGCAACACCGAGATTGAAACGTTTCTCGCCGAGCATGGCGACCTGCCCCAGGCAAACTGGATGAAGCTGCGCTGGCTGCGCTGGCTGGCCGAACGGGGCGAATGGCAACCCTTCGTCAAATATTACGACCCCAGGCTCAACTTCACCGAGCTGGACTGCTTGTATGGCCAGTACCAGCTCAGCCATGGCCAGCGCGCCGAAGGCTACGCCACCACCGAGAAGCTCTGGCTGGTCGGCAAGTCGCAACCCGCTGCCTGTGATGCCTTGTTCGACCGCTGGGCCGCTGAAGGCCAACTGACTGAACAGAAGCGCTGGCAACGCGCCAAGCTGGCGGCCCAGGCGCGTAACTATGGCCTGGCCAACAAGCTGGTCGACAACATGACCACCCTCGCTCCACAGGGCAAATTGCTGATCGATGTGGCGCAAAAGCCCACGCTGCTCAACCAGCCATCGCGCTTTGTGCCGGCCGGCGAAGCCATGTCCGACGTGGTCAGCCTCGGCCTGCGTCGCCTGGCCCGGCAGGATCCGGACCGGGCCATGGCCATGCTCGACGACTATGCCAATCGCATGCATTTCTCCCGCGACGAGAAAGTCGCCATCGCCCGTGAAATCGGCCTGACCCTGGCGCGTAGTTACGACAGCCGGGCGCTGGACCTGATGACCCGCTACGACCCTGAGCTGCGCGACAACACCGTGACCGAATGGCGCTTGCGCCTGTTGTTGCGCCTGGGCCGCTGGGAAGATGCCTACCAGCTGACCCAGCGCCTGCCCCAGGACCTGGCCACTACCAGCCGCTGGCGTTACTGGCAGGCCCGTAGCCTGGAACTGGCGCAACCGCGTAATCCGCAAGTCCCTCAGCTGTACAAGGCCGTGGCGCGGGAACGGGACTTCTATGGCTTCCTGGCCGCAGACCGCGCACAGACACCCTACCAGCTGAACAACAAGCCGCTGGTACTCAGCCAGCAGACCATCAACAAGGTACGCAATACCCCGGGCGTGCGTCGCGCACTGGAGTTCCACGCGCGGGGTGAAATCGTCGATGCTCGTCGCGAGTGGTATCACGTCAGCCGCCACTTCAGCCGTGACGAGATGGTTGCCCAGGCCAAGCTGGCTTACGACATGCGCTGGTACTTCCCGGCCATCCGGACCATCAGCCAGGCGAAGTACTGGGACGACCTGGACATTCGCTTCCCGATGGCCCATCGCGACACCCTGGTGCGTGAAGCCAAGCTTCGCGGGCTGCATTCGAGCTGGGTCTTCGCCATTACCCGCCAGGAAAGCGCCTTCATGGCCGATGCCCGCTCCAGCGTCGGCGCCACTGGCTTGATGCAGCTGATGCCGGCAACCGCCCGGGAAACCGCGCGCAAGTTCAGCATTCCGCTGGCCTCGCAGCAGCAAGTGCTGGACCCGGACAAGAACATCCAGCTGGGCGCCGCCTACCTGAGCCAGGTTCATAGCCAGTTCAATGGCAACCGGGTGCTGGCGTCGGCGGCTTATAACGCCGGCCCTGGCCGCGTTCGCCAATGGCTGAGGGGCGCCAATCACCTGAGCTTCGATGTCTGGGTCGAATCCATTCCGTTCGACGAAACGCGCCAGTATGTGCAGAACGTTCTGTCGTACTCGGTGATCTACGGGCAGAAGCTCAACTCACCGCAACCACTGGTCGACTGGCACGAACGCTACTTCGACGATCAGTGA
- a CDS encoding MOSC domain-containing protein, giving the protein MRLSALYRYPLKSARAELLQRSSLDLLGLVGDRRWMLVEESSGRFLTQRALPHMSQLTALWNAEGGLTLSAEGQSSLDVPLPGAGAELRGVTIWRDTLRVPDAGDEAARWLSDFIGKPTRLVQVPQERARMLQSGYGEIQDRVAFADGFPLLLIGQASLDDLSARIGRPQEMLRFRPNLVIEGSEAFAEDGWKRIRIGDVEFRVIKPCTRCILTTIDPQTGERSEDREPLTTLKTYRQKEGDVMFGQNLVNDSNGVLEVGMPVVVLE; this is encoded by the coding sequence ATGCGTCTCAGCGCACTCTATCGATACCCCCTCAAATCTGCTCGGGCCGAGCTTTTGCAGCGGTCGTCACTGGACTTGCTCGGGCTTGTCGGGGATCGACGCTGGATGTTGGTTGAAGAGAGCAGTGGTCGCTTCCTGACTCAGCGTGCCCTGCCGCACATGAGCCAGCTTACGGCACTGTGGAATGCCGAAGGCGGCTTGACCCTGAGCGCAGAGGGGCAGTCGTCGCTCGATGTACCGCTGCCGGGCGCCGGCGCTGAGCTGCGCGGCGTCACCATCTGGCGCGATACGCTGCGTGTCCCTGATGCGGGTGACGAGGCCGCCAGGTGGCTGAGCGATTTTATCGGCAAGCCCACGCGTCTGGTGCAAGTCCCGCAGGAGCGGGCGCGCATGCTGCAATCGGGCTACGGTGAAATACAGGACCGCGTCGCGTTTGCCGATGGTTTTCCCTTGCTGTTGATCGGGCAGGCGTCACTCGACGATTTGTCGGCGCGAATCGGGCGGCCCCAGGAAATGCTCAGGTTTCGGCCGAACCTGGTGATCGAGGGCAGTGAGGCATTTGCCGAGGATGGCTGGAAACGCATTCGCATCGGCGACGTTGAGTTTCGAGTCATCAAGCCCTGCACCCGTTGCATCCTGACCACGATCGACCCGCAGACCGGCGAGCGCAGCGAAGACCGCGAACCCCTGACGACGCTCAAGACCTACCGGCAAAAGGAAGGGGATGTGATGTTCGGGCAGAATCTGGTCAACGACAGCAATGGCGTGCTGGAAGTGGGTATGCCGGTCGTCGTGCTGGAGTAA
- a CDS encoding chemotaxis protein CheV: MAGILDTVDQRTQLVGENRLEILMFRLAGRQLFAINVFKVQEVLQMPKLTLMPQRHAFVCGVVNLRGQTLPVIDLSQAIGMRPLEPGPGSTIIVTEYNRSVQAFLVGGVDRIVNMNWESIMPPPTSAGRQHYLTAISKVDEQLVEIIDVEKVLAEIVPYSAKVSRDKLDDPILSRARGREVLLVDDSTVALAQLRETLSQLGVKMHVASDGLKALRMLKGWADAGENITEKLLMVFTDAEMPEMDGYRLTTEIRNDPRLRGLYVVLHTSLSGSFNDSMVRKVGCDNFLSKFQPDKLVDVVRQRLMLDEVMA; encoded by the coding sequence ATGGCTGGCATTCTCGACACGGTAGATCAAAGAACGCAGCTGGTGGGTGAGAATCGCCTGGAGATTCTCATGTTCCGCCTGGCGGGGCGTCAGCTCTTCGCGATCAACGTCTTCAAGGTGCAAGAAGTCTTGCAGATGCCGAAACTGACGTTGATGCCGCAGCGTCACGCCTTTGTTTGCGGGGTGGTCAACTTGCGAGGGCAGACGTTGCCGGTGATCGACTTGTCCCAGGCCATCGGCATGCGCCCGCTGGAACCGGGGCCGGGCAGCACGATTATCGTGACCGAGTACAACCGGTCGGTGCAGGCCTTCCTTGTGGGCGGTGTCGATCGCATCGTCAACATGAACTGGGAATCGATCATGCCGCCTCCGACGAGCGCTGGCCGCCAGCACTACCTGACGGCCATCAGCAAGGTTGACGAGCAGTTGGTCGAGATCATTGACGTGGAAAAGGTGCTCGCCGAGATCGTGCCTTACAGCGCCAAGGTTTCCAGGGACAAGCTCGATGATCCGATCCTGTCGCGTGCCCGTGGCCGAGAAGTGCTGCTGGTAGACGACTCCACGGTAGCCCTGGCCCAATTGCGCGAGACCTTGTCCCAGCTCGGTGTGAAGATGCACGTCGCCAGTGACGGTCTCAAGGCATTGCGGATGCTCAAGGGCTGGGCCGATGCCGGTGAGAACATCACCGAGAAGTTGCTCATGGTGTTCACCGATGCCGAAATGCCCGAGATGGATGGCTATCGCCTGACCACCGAGATCCGCAACGACCCGCGTTTGCGTGGACTTTACGTGGTATTGCACACCTCACTGTCAGGCAGTTTCAACGATTCGATGGTGAGGAAAGTCGGTTGCGATAACTTCTTGTCCAAATTCCAGCCTGACAAACTGGTCGATGTGGTACGCCAGCGTCTGATGCTTGATGAGGTGATGGCTTAG
- a CDS encoding sensor histidine kinase, which produces MYASFKTRKLWPLGRPHVRWLVAMLCIAATLGNLLLYFSASAMPSSLLVLNLAAMLGLGWQYRQSRSSIELRPQELADRLLQVQENERHRLSRELHDDIGQLLTVAKLQADWLQRRVPAVLQEHCASLSGTLDETLANVRDVSAVLNPRQLASLGLEASLRAHLLRTLDKAPVHWSLECHQRLAGIPEEMAVAAFRITQEAVTNMLRHAQAKNLLVRLQRQQEGLLLFISDDGLGFAPAPHPGREGQRGMAGMLERADLLGGTLSVKSLPGKGTQIEALFPWAPRSLERANISRNP; this is translated from the coding sequence ATGTATGCCAGCTTCAAGACCCGCAAACTTTGGCCTCTTGGCAGACCTCATGTACGCTGGCTGGTCGCAATGCTTTGCATCGCGGCGACACTGGGTAATTTGTTGCTCTATTTCAGTGCATCAGCAATGCCTTCAAGTCTGCTCGTCCTGAACCTTGCAGCGATGCTCGGTCTCGGTTGGCAATACCGTCAGTCAAGAAGTTCGATTGAGTTGCGCCCGCAAGAGCTTGCCGATCGTCTGCTGCAGGTCCAGGAGAACGAACGCCATCGCCTGAGCCGTGAACTGCATGACGACATTGGCCAATTGTTGACTGTCGCCAAACTCCAGGCCGATTGGCTGCAGCGTCGCGTGCCCGCGGTGCTCCAGGAGCACTGTGCAAGCTTGAGCGGCACGCTGGATGAAACCCTGGCCAATGTGCGCGATGTCTCTGCGGTGCTCAACCCTCGCCAACTGGCCAGTCTGGGCCTGGAGGCCAGCTTGCGCGCTCACTTGCTGCGCACGCTCGATAAGGCGCCGGTGCACTGGAGCCTGGAGTGCCATCAGCGCCTGGCTGGCATTCCCGAAGAAATGGCTGTCGCCGCCTTTCGCATTACGCAGGAGGCTGTCACCAATATGTTGCGCCATGCCCAGGCCAAAAACCTGCTGGTGCGCTTGCAGCGCCAACAGGAAGGGCTGTTGCTGTTTATCTCCGACGATGGCCTGGGCTTCGCCCCAGCTCCCCATCCTGGCCGGGAGGGGCAGCGCGGCATGGCCGGGATGCTCGAGCGCGCCGATTTGCTGGGCGGCACGTTGTCGGTCAAAAGCCTGCCCGGAAAGGGTACGCAAATCGAAGCACTCTTCCCCTGGGCACCGCGTTCCCTTGAACGAGCCAACATCAGTAGAAATCCATGA
- a CDS encoding response regulator transcription factor, with product MTCNLLLVDDHSLIRAGVRALVADIPGYAVIGEASDGAQLLELVQRIDPDIILLDISMRTTGGLEALQRLQAVRPRSKVLILSMHTDPQLIMQALELGAHGYLLKDTTATELEQALCALRNNERYLSPAIAHTVINQALTHAQTSKPALTDHHNLTARQLEILRLIVRGKSTREIAHGLGLSIKTVETHRSQIMKRLQIYDVAGLVLFAVRERIISLDD from the coding sequence ATGACCTGCAATTTACTTCTGGTGGATGATCACTCGTTGATCCGGGCCGGCGTGCGCGCCCTTGTCGCAGACATTCCCGGCTACGCCGTCATTGGCGAAGCCAGCGATGGCGCGCAGCTGCTCGAACTGGTCCAGCGCATCGACCCGGACATCATCTTGCTGGACATCTCCATGCGCACGACCGGCGGCCTGGAAGCACTGCAACGCTTGCAGGCCGTGCGCCCGCGCAGCAAGGTGCTGATCCTGTCGATGCACACTGACCCGCAACTGATCATGCAAGCGCTTGAACTGGGTGCCCACGGCTACCTGCTCAAGGACACCACCGCCACCGAGCTCGAGCAAGCCCTCTGCGCCTTGCGCAACAACGAGCGCTACCTGAGCCCGGCCATTGCCCATACGGTCATCAACCAGGCACTGACACACGCACAGACGAGCAAGCCGGCACTGACCGACCATCACAACCTGACTGCGCGCCAACTGGAAATCCTGCGGCTGATCGTGCGGGGCAAGTCGACCCGGGAAATCGCCCACGGCCTGGGCCTGAGCATCAAGACCGTGGAAACCCACCGCTCGCAAATCATGAAGCGACTGCAGATCTACGATGTTGCGGGCCTGGTACTGTTCGCGGTCAGGGAGCGAATCATCAGTCTTGACGATTAG